The Budorcas taxicolor isolate Tak-1 chromosome 5, Takin1.1, whole genome shotgun sequence genome includes a window with the following:
- the LOC128048953 gene encoding apolipoprotein F-like — translation MGQRSQQNRIEELPNPSRQSHFLITGLCVRSVTNLHGLRLIMLPAELLLCCFLLHAAKAISSGNQTDVLLHLPSPLESSLTSSYSLSCQTLLPKSLPGFTQMAPLPRFLVSLPLMIALEKVGCQADVQVLQLQLYRHGGVNATQTLIRHLQELEKSRSTGRGVSVDALASALQLWARENPGPQRARRSPSITNCEQEQEQSVHSIVQMLPGVGTFYNLGTAMYYAVQNCSDMAKERGRDGVIDLGYDLLMAMAGASGGPTGLMIGIALKPALKAGVQRLIQYYYEREANTPPPETSKEVLRSTSDMSEVKETTIMAPFVSEVVSSNPCWGGPYSTTVA, via the exons ATGGGGCAGAGGAGTCAGCAGAACAGGATTGAGGAGCTACCAAATCCATCAAGGCAGTCTCACTTCTTAATCACCGGACTGTGTG TGCGCTCTGTTACGAACCTGCATGGTCTCAGACTCATCatgttaccagctgagctacttcttTGCTGCTTCCTGCTGCACGCTGCAAAGGCCATTTCATCTGGAAACCAGACGGATGTCTTACTACATCTTCCTTCACCCTTGGAATCCTCGCTAACTTCCTCATACTCCTTGTCTTGCCAGACCCTTCTTCCCAAATCCCTCCCTGGCTTCACTCAGATGGCCCCTCTCCCCAGGTTTCTGGTAAGCCTGCCACTGATGATCGCCCTGGAGAAAGTTGGTTGTCAAGCTGATGTACAGGTCCTGCAGCTTCAGCTGTACCGCCATGGGGGTGTAAATGCTACACAGACCCTCATCAGACATCTTCAAGAGCTAGAGAAAAGCAGAAGCACAGGGAGGGGAGTGTCAGTAGATGCTCTGGCCTCTGCTCTGCAGCTGTGGGCTAGAGAGAACCCTGGCCCACAGAGAGCCCGACGATCACCCTCCATCACAAACTGTGAGCAGGAGCAGGAGCAGAGTGTGCACAGTATAGTCCAGATGTTGCCGGGAGTGGGAACCTTCTACAACCTGGGCACAGCAATGTATTATGCTGTTCAGAACTGCTCGGACATGGCCAAGGAACGAGGCCGAGATGGGGTCATAGATCTGGGTTATGATCTTCTGATGGCCATGGCTGGAGCGTCAGGGGGACCCACAGGACTAATGATCGGTATTGCACTTAAACCTGCACTGAAGGCTGGGGTTCAGCGGTTGATCCAGTATTACTATGAGAGAGAGGCAAACACCCCTCCACCAGAGACCAGCAAGGAGGTCTTGCGGAGCACCTCAGATATGAGCGAAGTGAAAGAAACAACTATCATGGCCCCTTTCGTGTCAGAAGTAGTAAGTTCAAATCCATGCTGGGGTGGACCTTATTCAAcaactgtggcttag